ATATAACTTTAATATTTTCATCAAATCAAGCCTTAATGGCAGCAAGAGCAGGGGCCACTTTTGTAAGCCCATTCCTTGGTAGATTAGATGATATTGGAGTAAATGGAATTGAATTAGTTGAAGAAATAGCTGATATATTTGCTATCCACGGAATCAACACAGAGATAATTGCTGCAAGTGTTAGAAATCCATTCCATGCAAAGGAAGCTGCAAAAGCTGGGGCAGATATAGCAACTATTCCATATAAAGTTTTAACTAAAATGTTAGAGCATCCTTTAACAGATGCAGGTATCGAAAAGTTCTTAAGTGACTGGAATAAAAAATAAATTCTTTCCTTTGACAAGAGAAGTTTATAAAGTATACTTATATTAGAGGAAGACAAAGAACTAAAAAGTAGGGGTGGATTCAATGGAAATAGTAGTAGTTACTCACGGAGAAATGTCTAAGGGATTATTACATAGTTGTAGTATGTATTATGGAAAATTACATAATGTTCATCCATTATGTCTATTACAAGATATGGATATCAAAGCCTTTAAAGAGGATTTTAAAACTTTTGTTGATGGGTTAGGGCAAAGGGTATTAATCCTATGTGATGTAGATGGAGGAACTCCATACAATACAGCTTGTGAATTTGCTCAAAATACTTCAAAGGAAGTTGCTGTTATGACAGGGGTAAATTTACCTATGTTAATTGATTCAATAGAGAGAACAGGAAGTACAGTTCCTTTAAGTGAGTTATGTAATGAGATAATGGTAAATACCATGACAGGAATAAAAATAGCTCAATAAGCTAAAAATACATAAGAGAAAAAGGAGCTCTAGGATTTTTATAATCTTAGAGTTTTCCTTTTTTTAGAGGAGGGAATTATGAATCAAAAATTGAAAGAATATTTATTAATAACCTTAGGAGCCTTTATTTATGCTTTAGGCGTAAATTACTTTTTCGTAGCTAATAAGTTAGCTGAAGGGGGAGTAACAGGGATAACTTTAATGATTTATTACTTAACAGGGGCTTCAATAAGTACCACATATCTATTAATAAATATTCCTTTAATAATAGTTGGTTGGAAACTTTTAGGTAGAGATTTTATATATAAAACTCTTTATGGAACACTTATGGTTACCTTGGGATTAAAATTAACTCATAATATTCAAGGACCTATGGAGGATTTAATTCTTGTATCTATTTATGGTGGAATTGCCTTAGGAGTAGGACTTGGAATTATTTTTTACTGTGGTGGTTCTACAGGGGGAACAGATATTATTGCAAGAATTTTAAAAACATATAAAGGGTATGCCATAGGGAAAATAATGTTTGCCATGGACTTCATTATTTTGTGCATGGTAGCCATACTTTTTGGAAAAAAAATATTTATGTTTACTCTTATAGCGGTGTTTATTTGTGGAAAGATGATAGATTATGTGCAAGATGGATTCACTAGAGCTAAGGGTGTTATGATTATAACAGAAAAGGCTGATGAGATTAGAGAAATAATAATGGATAATTTAGGAAGAGGGGTTACTTTACTTGAAGGATATGGAGGATATACAAAGGAGAGAAAAGAGATTATATACTGTGTTGTAAGTAGAGTAGAGCTATTTAGATTGAAAAAAATAATAAAAGGTATAGATGAAAAAGCTTTTGTAACAGTAACTGAAGTTTCAGAAGCATTAGGTGAAGGATTTCAAAATTTGAATCAAAATTAAAAGAAAAGCTTAGTCTGAGGACTAAGCTTTTATATGTTTTGTAGCTAAATTGAGTGTTTTATAAAGTTCTTTAATAGATTCTAAAGTGATATTAATGTATTCTTCTAATTCTTTATTTTCTAAAAAAGGAATTATATTTTCTTTACCATAAATTTCCGTAGTTACAAGATTAATAACAGCAGATGTTTTAGGAATCATTCCAGCACCGCCGATTTCTTCGTGTAGAGAATTAGACATAAAACTGATGCCACCACAGTCTTGACTAATAATTAATGCTAAATCTCCAATAATTTTTACTTTTTCTTCGGCTAATTCAGAATTCTTTAAAGCTATCCCAAGTTCAACTATTTTATCTGCAACTTTTTTAGTATTTTCTCTTAATAGATTTTTAGTTCTTTTCATACCACCTTTGTGATAGATAATGGGTAAATTTAGATTTTTACAAGCATTTACAACAGCTTCAACAACATAGGGATTATCATCCATTTCATCGCCACGAACAAAATATGTATTTTGTTCTAATCCTTTAGAAAAACTAGAAACAATCATAGCTTCTATTATAAGAGTAGGAATTTTATGCATATTTAAATTTTCAATTATATTTTTTTTAGAATAAAATGGAGAATTACCTT
This genomic stretch from Cetobacterium ceti harbors:
- a CDS encoding YitT family protein; translated protein: MNQKLKEYLLITLGAFIYALGVNYFFVANKLAEGGVTGITLMIYYLTGASISTTYLLINIPLIIVGWKLLGRDFIYKTLYGTLMVTLGLKLTHNIQGPMEDLILVSIYGGIALGVGLGIIFYCGGSTGGTDIIARILKTYKGYAIGKIMFAMDFIILCMVAILFGKKIFMFTLIAVFICGKMIDYVQDGFTRAKGVMIITEKADEIREIIMDNLGRGVTLLEGYGGYTKERKEIIYCVVSRVELFRLKKIIKGIDEKAFVTVTEVSEALGEGFQNLNQN
- the fsa gene encoding fructose-6-phosphate aldolase: MKLFIDTANVEEIKKAAKMGCIAGVTTNPSLIAKEGRDFKQVVEEICSIVDGPISAEVISLKAEEMIAEGLELAKIHKNIVIKLPITADGLQACRALTDKGIKTNITLIFSSNQALMAARAGATFVSPFLGRLDDIGVNGIELVEEIADIFAIHGINTEIIAASVRNPFHAKEAAKAGADIATIPYKVLTKMLEHPLTDAGIEKFLSDWNKK
- a CDS encoding PTS sugar transporter subunit IIA; the encoded protein is MEIVVVTHGEMSKGLLHSCSMYYGKLHNVHPLCLLQDMDIKAFKEDFKTFVDGLGQRVLILCDVDGGTPYNTACEFAQNTSKEVAVMTGVNLPMLIDSIERTGSTVPLSELCNEIMVNTMTGIKIAQ